AATTGAAGACATCAGAAATGCGAATGTTGACGTCATTACGATCGGACAATACCTGCAGCCTACAAAGAAACATTTGCCGGTGAAGAAATTTATCACGCCAGAGGAGTTCAATGAGTTTGGTGATTTCGCCCGAAGCTTAGGATTCCGCCATGTAGAAAGTTCACCGCTCGTAAGAAGTTCTTATCATGCAGAAAAACATATTCATTAATTAGCAATAATGATTAACTGAAAACTAAAAAAAACACGCCATTCCGGTGTGTTTTTTTACCAAGATGTTCTGGAGGGTACTTGTTCAAAATATTTTCTTTACTTTTAAATAAAATATTATTTATGAAACTTTCATTAATCACCGTTTCGCTTCTGCTCTTGTTGTCCGCAGCTTCCTGTAAAGAGAAAACTGCTTCTGAAAAAGATAATACAACAACCGCAGAAAATGTTAGCGATAATATTAAAACTGAAGAACTGAAAACCGAAATCAACGGCGTTACCCACCGTTCTTTTGCTGCATATAATGCAGATATAGAAGGAAAACTGCCTGTAGTTTTTGTACTTCCCGAGTGGTGGGGATTAAATGATTATGTGAAAAACCGAGTGAAACAGCTTGCAGGACTAGGTTATTACGCTGTCGCTGTTGATTATTATGGCGACCAGAAAGTGGTAGACACGCCGGAAGAAGCCCAAAAACTTGCCTCACATTTCTATAACATTCCGGTTGATGCCCGTAGAATGTTCGATGCTGCAAAGCATCAGGTAAGCCTCGCGGAGAAATCTGATTACAGTAAAATGGCCATCATCGGTTATTGTTTTGGTGGTGCGCAGGCCCTGAATATGGCGCGGCTTTCCAGTGATTTCAAAGGGGTGGTGAGTTTCCACGGAAATCTGGAAACAGGAATACGCGCTAAAAATAATAAAGTGAAGTATCTTGTGCTGAATGGCGCTGACGACACTTTTGTGCCAAAAGAAGAAATTGCAGCATTCAAAAAAGAAATGGACAGTGCAAAAATCGAGTATAAATTCGTCGATTATCCTGACGCACTGCATGCTTTCACCAATCCTGACGCTACTGCAACCGGAAAGAAATTCAACCTGCCGATTGCCTATAGCAAAGAAGCTGATGAGAAATCCTGGAACGAAATGAAAACGTTTCTTGCTGAGATTTTTAAATAAACGGTTTCTCTTGAAAACAAAAATCCGGCGCAAATATGTTGCACCGGATTTTTTGTGAAAATTACTTTTAAAATTAACTTCCTTTAAAATATTTTCGTAGTTTCCACGCCATCTTTTCGTGCGCCTGCATTAGCGCGGTGAGGAAATCAGATGTTCCCCTATCGCCAAATTTTTCCTCAGTATCATCAACAAATTTCCTCAGCGCTTTTACAATCGTTTCATGATCATTTACCAGTTCCTTAATCATTTCCTGATTGCTTGGGA
The window above is part of the Kaistella faecalis genome. Proteins encoded here:
- a CDS encoding dienelactone hydrolase family protein; translation: MKLSLITVSLLLLLSAASCKEKTASEKDNTTTAENVSDNIKTEELKTEINGVTHRSFAAYNADIEGKLPVVFVLPEWWGLNDYVKNRVKQLAGLGYYAVAVDYYGDQKVVDTPEEAQKLASHFYNIPVDARRMFDAAKHQVSLAEKSDYSKMAIIGYCFGGAQALNMARLSSDFKGVVSFHGNLETGIRAKNNKVKYLVLNGADDTFVPKEEIAAFKKEMDSAKIEYKFVDYPDALHAFTNPDATATGKKFNLPIAYSKEADEKSWNEMKTFLAEIFK